The nucleotide window TGCATATGTAGGTTGGATATCAAAGATAACAGGGCCTTGGGAGAAAAGATTATCTGTACTGTGTAACCAGTGCAATAGCTGGCACAGTTAGGGACTGTGGATCTAGGCTACCATATAGCAGTAACAAGAACAGGATGGCACATCAAAATCTTTAAGTACTTGCCCAATATTTCCTTAGCATCATAAAATCCTGATTTAGAGTGTATTTCAGCCTAAGCAGCCTCTGAAGGACTTATTCAGACTACcaaaaaatgggaaaagcagatagatttttttctacttgtcTGCATATATGTCTGTACCTTTAATTTTAGAccactgcaaaaagaaaaattccaaaTGAAACACTATCAGGCTGTACTGTGCTGCCAGTACTGACatacaaaacatttcaaagcagCACATGCCACCAACTCAGACAGGAAATTCCACGCTCAGTATTGCCCTAGTGGGTGGTGATGGAGCCAGTGgcttaaaaaaacaactccaGAACAATTATAAAAAATGTGCTTGCCTCCTGTAATGGAGCCACAATGGACTACAGTTTGATAAttctaaagagaaaaagttGCTATcgaaaaaggaacaaaacagtATGCATTGTTTGAGTATTTTCTTGTTGTATGTGTTGGAGTATTTTTCAGATACTCATTCTGAATGTGCCGTGAGAAGATGTTTTGATGCTGAGCACCAGGGGAAACAGAATGAACATAGACAAAAATGAGCATTTTGGTCTGGAAACAAAGCAGAATGCTGGCTTCTTGCAGACTCTGGATTCACAAGAAACCAAAAGTGCAGTCTTTTATTTGGAGGCAGATTGCCTCAGTTTTTTTGGGGAAATTTTGCTTTCGTCTTAGCTTCTGTTTATGAAATACACCTATTACTTTGCAGAAGTGTTGTAAGAATTTGTAAATGCTGTGTGTATGATCAGTATTAAATCTTATTCAATGCATTTTCTGTCTACTTCCATTTTTGTGTATCATATGCTCTTATAGCGTAGTGCACACAGGATCAGACtaaggacaaaaaaagaaaatagcttcAGCATCTTAACATTGCATGGTTCATCCCCTGTTCTTGTATGTCATTTCTTGAATTTTAAACAGTGAACAATTTTGTGTTTTTAGGAGTTGATAGCTGCTCGTCAAGACCGTGCAAAAATATAGGTAAGACATATTTGCATAATTTGGTTTATGGTTTTAAATGCCTTTCTAGATCAAAAAATACTGCCCTCGAACTGAAAAAAAGCCCTCCACTTTTACAGAGCACTTTAACATATTTTTGTCTGGAGGAGCTTCCCATGCTATTGATCACTGACTTTACAAAGTGAAACTGTGAGGTAGCAGGAAATCCTCggtctttcccttttcttttccaataaaTTTGCAAAATGAGAATTGCACAACATCTGAGAGTTCTTCAGACAGGTTTGAGGAAGGCTAAATGTGATTTCTGGATTGAATGTGGGTGTGTGCACAGTCACATTTGCCCATCCATTATGTTAACATTAAAGGTGCTCTAGCCATCTAGGTAATTAGGTTTAAACATTATGTCATGCCTCAAACCACTATCTactctggaaaagaaagataaatctTGTGGTTAAGGCATTTATGTAGGAGTTTTGTGTTCATGTCCCATTTTAAGTTTTCAGCTACATCATCAGGGTGCAGGTTATGAACGATAAACCAGTGATAATTATCACCATTTTTGTACCATCTTGTTTTACCTATGAATAGGACAATGAGGCAGGGATTATATGTCTATAAAGTGTTTTGTCCAAGGAGGCTTTTAAATGTTATCAAGTAACTCACTGATCCAATGCTAACAGTGACAGCCAGATAACAGGTTAGGTCTTCTCTCATTTATTTCTCAGTAATACCTGACATGACCAGAATGATGCACTGGTATCTCATTGTACAGGCTGCTTTCCACAGCCAGATAATGCTGAGTACCTACATACCTTAAGTTTCAATCACATGGTTCACTTGCTTTGTTCAAATGAGTTTCTTAACATTTTAGGGATTCTTTTCATTGCTATATGAACGATTGCAATAATTGTTTTCCTGTCTTCAGAACAGCCTCATGTCTCTGACCCCCAGATGATGGTGGAATTTGAAAATGGAAACTTCAAGTTCACATTCCCCAACCCCAAAAATGTGAGTGAGTTCAGCATGATCCTCTTCAAAGGGCATGAAAAGAAGGAGATCTGTGCACTCCATTTGAGTGAGGAGAAAGTTATCCCCAAGAGCAATGTCACCTACTGTCAGACAGAGCATTCAAATAACAGCACCACATTCATTCTTAAAAATCTGGAAAGAAAGCATATTGACATTTATACCTACTGCCTGGAAATATTCATACCTCCTCCTTATATAGACTGCCGGCTGAAAGAAACTTATTTGTACATTCAAGGTAAGTTTACTTCTCCCTTCACTTCAGTTTACCAATAAGTAGACATTGGTCATAGCTATGCTGCAGTGAAAAATGAGACTAAAGTTTGCAGAGATATTTCCAAGACAGCTTAAAAGTACTTAGCAGAGGGCAGGTAACAGGAGAGCAGTCTGCTCAGCATGGCCACTCCATATGTATTCATCTTCTTGCACATGTTTTGCAGGCCGTGCTGGGCTCTGCTTATCACTGGTGGCACCCAAGCCATCTAGACTACAtcccttggcctcctgcagttCCCCCTTTGTCTGTAGCAGACATTtcccattttctgttttccaggttGCTGAATACAAATGGTACAATTGTTTCTAGCcaggtaaaaaaaatccattctaaGAGCTATCTTCATATGCCTAGGATAAAAAAAAGTAGTAGCTGCCAAATACCTGTGCTAGTAGTAACATATGGAACTCTCTGATGCCACATTGATGTGAAGAAGGCGTTCACTTCTCTGAAGCAAGCATTCAGCTTTAGAGCCTTCCTAGAGCAGAAGGGATCCATGACTGCTGAGAACTTCCAGCCTTTTACTGAGAATGGTTTGGACTAACTTCAGAAGACTTGCTCCACAGGCTTTAATTCTGAATTACCTTTCACTCAGTGCTCTTTAGTATATTAAGATGGAAGTGTTAATAGTGGTTTGGCTCAAAGGTCTTCTTGGTTCTCCATATCATTCAGTTGCAATGTGGTACTGCCTGTTGTCCTTCTCTTGCTGTCTTTTCTATCTCTTAACCCCAGAACTAAACAAAGATAGAAAATGAAATGCTAAGGCTATAATTATGTGGTTGGGTCAAATTATCTGTCAGCCTTCTCTTAAAACAACTTCTCAGAATCAAGCTGTGGCATGTTTTTTTGTCTGCAGTGTTTCCCAAAGATGTCCATTTCCATTTGTATAGATAGCCAAATGCTTTAGCTATTGCCAGATGTTTCATGCCCTACTATATTTTCTCCCAGATCTGGGTAATGGTAATGGTAATCTTATATCCCTCAGCTTGTCTTCCTATCCAAACGTGACTGCCAAAGTCCACCTTTCTTTTGACCAGGCTGCCCTTTAAATCACCTGTGCTACTACTCACTGAATGTAAACTTAAGTCCTGCTCAGATCTCAACTGTCATCATGTTCTCAAGCCTGGCTTGGCTTCTTTTCAGTCTACGCTTTCTTCCTCATCTATCAACAGTTTCACCCCTCCTTCTGGAAAACTGCAACATTCTGCTTCCTCCTGAATACACTTTTCCAAGGTGGCTTTTCACCTTGGGAAAATCCTTCTCTATAGATCacttttactatttttattaatatgaagagaagaggggaaataatttgaaaagttGTCTTTAGTATTATCGGTAGTGACTTTTTTTGCATTAATTTCTCCAGATAAGGAAGACGGCATTTCACTGGGACTCATGTCATGGATAATCATTGGCTTGATCATGTTTGCCATGATTTCCTGTGTCTGCTGTATTGTAGCCTGTTGCTTAAGGAATAAGGTAAGCAAGTCTATGAGATTCTGCAGAATCCTCCTTCCAAGGGTCATAGATGGGGAACTTGGTTAAATGAGATTTAGAGGGTGAGACAGTCAGCACGTGATGTGTTTTTTGACAAAGAGACTGAATTGTTAATTTACACCTGGAGTTCAGTCATTGATGACAGCAGCtcaaatttaatttttctaaGGCAGAATTGTTTATTGATTTAAAGGTTGGGAAtcaaaggaaagaggagaaatgctGTACAGGTCAGCAAAATTACTTTGGTAAGCAATTCACCTGATTGCTTTCTTCAAGAAGGGGAAACAAATCATCAGTAGAGCAATTCCAGCTCTGTTGTGGAGCAAAACCACTTAAAGAAAGAATCTGTTGGctcaggaaagaaaggagacCATGGAcattatttattcttttgaaCGATGTGCATTTatcattttcagtttgttttattCCAAGTTTTCTATGTGCGTGTCTGTCTAGTTTGACTTTAATATTCCCACTGAAAACTCTGAGAGTAACTGTCCTACTTAAATAACAAAGGTAAGAGTGGCAGAGGTTAGTGACCACAAATAAAATTCAcagcattttctctctgtttgcAGAATCAGCAGTGTGAATCCAACTCCCATGAGTACAACAGTGAATATATGCCCATGGCAGCAGTGAATGCAGCTAAAAAAACAAGAATCTGAGGTTGTACTAAGCATAGTTGTACCTCTGCTTATATCTGTTGCAAGGTTTTCTCTGGGATGGAAAGAGATGCTTGCTGTGTCACCCATTGATGCTGGGTGGTGGCATGGGACTGTTATAACAGCTTCTTAATGGAGTTGATGCTGCCATGTAGCaagaagaggaaatgaaaaacaaaatctctgGAAACACTTTGAATTGGAATAATTGGGTGGTTCCTAGAATTGTAACTGCTTTGTATCAGTGGAAAGTAATAATCTTATGTATGAGGAAGAGATGTGAAACTCTTCCTTTCAGATTCTTCAGATGATGCATGATACTCAAAATCTTCCTGGGGAAGTGATCTACCAAATAATCTGTATATAACAGGGAACTTCCTAATGACTTAAGCCCTTGCATAATACCCAGAAGCAGATTTGAATATAGAACACGGAACAGAAGCAGAATTTGTAGGTATGGGCATTGCATGTAACTAATTCTTGATTCCTATTCCAGGTATAAATTGCTTGTGTTATGGAAATTCTGGCAGCAGAGGTTTCCAGCTACTTGAACTTGGACAATGGGAAATTAGCATTTCCTCACCTTTCCCAGCCTCCCTGAGCTCTTGTGATGGTCCTGTGCTCAGTCACCAGACACCCACTGTAGTACTGTTCTGAGTTGTGTTTTGCTCTAACCTTGTGTTAACTGTCACACTGCCTGATCCACTGACTTGTACATGAAGTGCTAACAATGTGTTGTTATCAGCTTTTAGTTGAAGAAAATGTAGTGAGTTTGCTTGAGAGTAGATTCCCATAGTGGCTACAGAGATAACTTTTATTTTGTACAGTCTCCTTTGTGATAAACTTTCCACTGtggaccaaaaaaaccccccccaaaaaagactACCTCCAACGCCAATCCTTGTGGCACAGTCATGAAGCACTGTCAATGTATTGCACATGCCCTTTTGTTAGGGCTAGTTTAGCCTGACATTATTGATTCATCCTCGGATTTACTGTCAATC belongs to Colius striatus isolate bColStr4 chromosome 11, bColStr4.1.hap1, whole genome shotgun sequence and includes:
- the ICOS gene encoding inducible T-cell costimulator: MKSVAVTFCVLCFQFEALYGVDSCSSRPCKNIEQPHVSDPQMMVEFENGNFKFTFPNPKNVSEFSMILFKGHEKKEICALHLSEEKVIPKSNVTYCQTEHSNNSTTFILKNLERKHIDIYTYCLEIFIPPPYIDCRLKETYLYIQDKEDGISLGLMSWIIIGLIMFAMISCVCCIVACCLRNKNQQCESNSHEYNSEYMPMAAVNAAKKTRI